In Diorhabda sublineata isolate icDioSubl1.1 chromosome 4, icDioSubl1.1, whole genome shotgun sequence, a single window of DNA contains:
- the LOC130442766 gene encoding protein singles bar — protein MKRGPAVVTVYGSGQSGINCCCCRCCTCLQFQVLKSTEGIIKLAQIILGFFCQSLALNFGAQYSSTLGTSYQSFLSTASWCLLTSFLLLLSYVCSQKSLNLLRSSLFETLFNIVAALSYFGSCSYLGWAVYTFLQPMYVITPFFQVYPAMSAAYMMGTILGFIYAYDGYKSYQYFKGMR, from the exons ATGAAAAGGGGTCCAGCTGTAGTGACAGTTTATGGTAGTGGACAGAGCGGAATAAATTGCTGTTGCTGTCGCTGTTGTACATGCCTACAGTTTCAGGTCTTGAAAAGTACAGAAGGAATCATCAAGCTGGCACAAATC attCTAGGATTCTTTTGTCAAAGTCTAGCTTTAAATTTTGGTGCTCAGTATTCTTCAACGCTTGGTACATCATATCAGTCCTTTTTATCAACTGCTTCTTGGTGTCTGTTGACCAGCTTTTTGTTGCTACTCAGTTATGTTTGTTCTCAGAAATCCTTGAATCTACTGAGATCTTCTTTATTC GAAACCCTTTTTAATATTGTGGCAGCTTTGAGCTACTTTGGATCATGTTCGTATTTGGGATGGGCAGTGTATACTTTTCTACAACCGATGTACGTTATAacgccattttttcaagtatatcCTGCTATGAGTGCCGCGTAT ATGATGGGAACGATTCTAGGTTTCATTTATGCATATGATGGATACAAATCGTATCAATATTTTAAAGGAATGcgttaa